In a single window of the Nicotiana tomentosiformis chromosome 10, ASM39032v3, whole genome shotgun sequence genome:
- the LOC138899923 gene encoding uncharacterized protein codes for MSEYEARILGIRMEVDMNIKEHLVIGDSDLPIHQVQGEWTTKNVKILPYLHCVKELCKKFTKIELKHVLSTQNEFVDALATLSSMIQHPDKNYINPIEIEVQDQHAYSFHVDDYPDGNT; via the coding sequence ATGTCGGAATATGAGGCACGCATCCTTGGGATTAGAATGGAAGTCGACATGAACATCAAGGAACatttggtcataggagattctgATTTGCCGATACATCAAGTTCAGGGTGAGTGGACCACCAAAAATGTCAAGATCCTCCCTTACTTGCATTGTGTAAAGGAGTtgtgcaagaagttcaccaaGATCGAGTTAAAGCATGTTCTCAGTACCCAAAATGAGTTTGTCGATGCTCTCGCAACTCTGTCATCTATGATCCAGCATCCGGACAAGAATTACATCAACCCCATCGAGATAGAGGTTCAAGATCAACACGCATATTCTTTCCATGTAGATGATTATCCAGATGGAAATACCTAG